A window of the Haloarcula rubripromontorii genome harbors these coding sequences:
- a CDS encoding serine hydrolase domain-containing protein yields MPRLSADDIEQLRAQFERQLDVGLHHGAQLTVYVDGDLVVDFAGGSTGPDGDETTPETRHLLFSCTKPFAGVGLHQLVEQGKLDYDDRVIEHWPEFADDGTQKASITVRQVLSHTAGIPFGEFDDQVGQWGDWDAVVAAMEDIDPVFEPGTTPAYHAINYGWLVGELIRRCSGQSVEAYVAENVFEPLGMDDTGIGLPDDEPDDVATLTGHEAFERCHDVEEGLEDPAAEYAAAFNQAAMHRAVIPAANGIGTARDMARFYACLANGGSLDGTELLTEATVHEATTTHAETESDGTLSRPARYGLGVWTGGLAADMFGAASKERMFGHAGLGSSFGWGDPELNVGFALVTNGIREESFEHAARVGQLSDAVRLLLQD; encoded by the coding sequence ATGCCACGGCTTAGCGCAGACGATATCGAACAGCTCCGGGCCCAGTTCGAGCGACAGCTCGATGTCGGACTCCACCACGGCGCACAGCTGACGGTGTACGTCGACGGCGACTTGGTCGTCGATTTCGCTGGCGGCTCTACGGGTCCCGACGGCGACGAAACGACGCCCGAGACACGCCATCTTCTGTTTTCCTGTACGAAGCCGTTTGCTGGCGTCGGCCTGCACCAGCTCGTCGAACAGGGCAAGCTCGACTACGACGACCGGGTTATCGAACACTGGCCGGAATTCGCCGACGACGGCACACAGAAAGCATCGATCACAGTCCGGCAGGTGCTCAGCCACACCGCCGGTATCCCCTTCGGCGAGTTCGACGACCAGGTCGGGCAGTGGGGCGACTGGGACGCCGTCGTGGCAGCAATGGAAGATATCGACCCCGTGTTCGAGCCCGGAACGACACCGGCGTATCACGCCATCAACTACGGCTGGCTGGTCGGCGAACTCATCCGCCGCTGTAGCGGCCAGTCGGTCGAAGCATACGTCGCGGAGAACGTGTTCGAGCCGCTCGGGATGGACGATACGGGTATCGGTCTGCCGGACGACGAACCCGACGACGTGGCGACCCTGACCGGCCACGAGGCGTTCGAGCGGTGTCACGACGTCGAAGAAGGCCTCGAAGACCCTGCCGCAGAGTACGCCGCGGCGTTCAATCAGGCGGCGATGCATCGGGCGGTGATTCCCGCAGCCAACGGCATCGGCACTGCCCGAGATATGGCTCGGTTCTACGCCTGTCTCGCAAACGGCGGGTCGCTGGACGGGACGGAACTGCTGACCGAAGCGACCGTCCACGAAGCGACCACGACCCACGCCGAAACCGAGTCCGACGGCACGCTATCGCGTCCGGCTCGCTACGGACTCGGCGTCTGGACCGGCGGGCTGGCCGCCGACATGTTCGGGGCCGCCAGCAAAGAGCGCATGTTCGGCCACGCCGGCCTCGGCAGTTCGTTCGGCTGGGGCGACCCCGAACTGAACGTCGGGTTCGCGCTCGTCACGAACGGTATCCGCGAGGAGTCCTTCGAACACGCCGCCCGCGTCGGCCAGCTTTCCGACGCCGTCCGACTGTTGTTACAGGACTGA
- a CDS encoding DUF362 domain-containing protein produces the protein MNFPDRGDVDHLIDPQPLPDFARVRYEPETAAVDDPSAAARAEVDRLDFDGLGPGATVAVAVGSRGIHRIDDIAEAVVAAVRDRGFEPVVVPAMGSHGGATPEGQRDVLESLGITESRLDADIDARMDTEQVDTVTVGDTECPVHVSTAAQEADAVIVVNRVKPHTNYSGRIESGLTKMTVVGLGKQHGAKAFHSTAIKEGYVEALEAALPVVESALPLVGGIALVENFHEETAHVEAIPAGSFTDREPALLEQAYDEMATLPVDDIDLLVVDELGKDVSGAGMDTNVIGRYRVLNAPDPDSPSIKLLYARGLTKATKGNGNGIGLADITRRAAVDQLDLQKTYANALTSGSTAKAKLPLVAPDDEFAIRTALSALGGYDPDTVRIVWIQTTQDLSTLHISEPLVEDLPPAAEVTDRESLAFTDGTASFSRD, from the coding sequence ATGAACTTCCCAGACCGAGGCGACGTGGACCATCTCATCGACCCACAGCCGCTGCCGGACTTCGCTCGTGTCCGGTACGAGCCGGAGACGGCCGCCGTCGACGACCCGTCGGCTGCGGCGCGGGCCGAAGTGGACCGACTCGACTTTGATGGGCTGGGGCCGGGTGCGACCGTCGCCGTCGCCGTCGGCAGCCGCGGCATCCACCGTATCGACGACATCGCCGAGGCTGTCGTCGCGGCTGTTCGTGACCGGGGCTTCGAGCCGGTCGTCGTCCCGGCGATGGGGAGCCACGGTGGAGCGACGCCGGAGGGCCAGCGCGACGTGCTGGAGAGTCTGGGGATCACCGAATCGCGCCTCGACGCTGACATCGACGCCCGGATGGACACCGAACAGGTCGACACCGTCACCGTCGGTGACACCGAGTGTCCGGTCCACGTCTCGACGGCGGCACAGGAAGCGGATGCCGTGATCGTCGTGAACCGAGTGAAACCCCACACGAATTACAGCGGTCGCATCGAGAGCGGTCTGACGAAGATGACCGTCGTCGGGCTGGGCAAGCAACACGGCGCGAAGGCGTTCCACTCGACAGCTATCAAGGAGGGGTACGTGGAGGCGCTGGAAGCTGCGCTCCCGGTTGTTGAGTCGGCGCTGCCGCTTGTCGGCGGCATCGCGTTGGTCGAGAACTTCCACGAGGAGACGGCCCACGTCGAGGCGATTCCCGCAGGCTCGTTCACCGACCGCGAGCCCGCCCTACTGGAACAGGCGTACGACGAGATGGCGACGCTCCCGGTCGACGACATCGACCTGCTCGTCGTCGACGAACTCGGCAAGGATGTCTCCGGCGCGGGAATGGACACGAACGTCATCGGCCGCTACCGCGTTCTCAACGCGCCGGACCCCGATTCGCCGTCGATCAAGCTGCTCTACGCCCGTGGACTCACCAAGGCGACGAAGGGCAACGGCAACGGCATCGGGCTGGCCGACATCACTCGCAGGGCCGCTGTCGACCAGCTGGACCTGCAGAAGACGTACGCGAACGCGCTCACTAGCGGGTCGACGGCGAAGGCAAAGCTCCCGCTCGTCGCGCCGGACGACGAGTTTGCCATCCGGACGGCGCTGTCCGCGCTCGGCGGCTACGACCCCGACACGGTCCGCATCGTCTGGATACAGACCACACAGGATCTCTCGACGCTCCACATTTCCGAGCCGCTCGTCGAGGACCTGCCGCCCGCCGCCGAAGTCACCGACCGTGAGTCACTCGCGTTCACCGACGGCACTGCGTCGTTTAGCCGGGACTAA